Proteins found in one bacterium genomic segment:
- a CDS encoding ParB/RepB/Spo0J family partition protein has protein sequence MLGRGLESLIPRKDNKETPETEQKNASSASAPASDFFSSDSPELKKDLAGVLPKPEENLKLNIQEPAPKKDFQELPRKHQEAIFLIEVDEIKPNPHQPRRHFDEESLKELAASIQEFGILQPLLVSKIEEETENGTKVSYQLIAGERRFMAAKMLGLERVPAIIKKIDLETNNLEMAIIENIQRVDLNPIESARAFAKLQDEFRLTQREIAQRVGKSREAVANTLRLLSLPSNIQDALAQKKINESQARMLLTVSDLNQQQALFQELINGGLSVRDLREKINPEETTGRTEDPESKYMENRLEEALGTKVNISKNQNKGKIVIKFFSPEELDAIIKKICQPESE, from the coding sequence ATGCTCGGACGAGGTTTAGAATCTTTAATACCACGGAAAGATAATAAAGAAACGCCGGAAACCGAACAAAAAAATGCGTCTTCGGCGTCGGCGCCGGCTTCGGATTTTTTTTCATCCGATAGTCCGGAACTTAAAAAAGATTTAGCTGGTGTCTTACCTAAGCCGGAAGAAAATTTGAAATTAAACATCCAAGAACCTGCGCCGAAAAAAGATTTTCAGGAACTCCCCAGAAAACATCAGGAAGCCATATTTTTGATTGAAGTTGATGAAATCAAACCCAATCCTCATCAGCCAAGGCGCCATTTTGACGAAGAATCATTGAAAGAATTAGCCGCCTCCATTCAGGAATTCGGCATTCTCCAGCCGCTTCTCGTTTCCAAAATTGAAGAAGAAACCGAAAACGGCACCAAGGTAAGCTACCAATTGATAGCCGGTGAAAGAAGGTTTATGGCCGCCAAAATGCTCGGCCTGGAACGGGTGCCGGCAATTATTAAAAAAATTGACCTTGAAACCAATAACCTGGAAATGGCGATCATTGAAAATATCCAGCGTGTTGACCTCAATCCGATAGAATCAGCCCGCGCTTTTGCCAAACTCCAGGACGAATTCCGCTTAACCCAGAGAGAAATCGCCCAAAGAGTGGGAAAAAGCCGGGAAGCGGTAGCCAATACTTTGCGGTTATTAAGCTTGCCCTCAAATATCCAGGATGCCCTGGCCCAAAAGAAAATAAACGAAAGCCAGGCCAGGATGCTTTTAACCGTCAGTGATTTAAACCAACAACAAGCGCTTTTTCAGGAATTAATAAACGGCGGCCTCAGTGTCAGAGATTTACGGGAAAAAATAAATCCCGAAGAAACAACCGGCCGTACCGAAGACCCGGAAAGTAAATATATGGAAAACCGGCTGGAAGAAGCGCTCGGCACTAAAGTCAATATCAGTAAAAATCAAAATAAAGGCAAAATCGTCATTAAATTTTTCTCACCGGAAGAACTTGACGCCATTATCAAAAAAATCTGCCAGCCAGAGTCAGAATAA
- a CDS encoding GreA/GreB family elongation factor, which translates to MSEKIYLTKKGLERIKKEYQDLKNLKIIRLAKAEENFDLSESKIAELEYVFKNAELIKIPSKEKQDTVNLGATVTLENSDGKIKEYEIVGTLEASPSEGRISSESPVGKALLNHKVSDEIEINSPIKIIYKIKKIRY; encoded by the coding sequence ATGTCAGAAAAAATTTATTTAACTAAAAAAGGACTGGAAAGGATAAAAAAAGAATACCAGGATTTAAAGAATTTAAAGATAATCCGGCTGGCCAAAGCCGAGGAAAATTTTGATTTGTCGGAATCTAAAATAGCGGAACTGGAATACGTTTTTAAAAACGCCGAACTTATCAAAATTCCTTCTAAAGAAAAACAAGATACCGTCAATTTAGGGGCCACTGTTACCCTGGAAAATTCCGATGGTAAAATTAAAGAATATGAAATCGTGGGAACACTGGAAGCCAGTCCCAGCGAAGGAAGAATATCTTCGGAGTCGCCGGTAGGCAAAGCGCTCCTGAATCACAAAGTTTCCGATGAAATAGAAATCAATTCCCCGATAAAAATAATTTATAAGATTAAAAAGATTAGATATTAA